A window of Enoplosus armatus isolate fEnoArm2 chromosome 3, fEnoArm2.hap1, whole genome shotgun sequence contains these coding sequences:
- the LOC139282528 gene encoding bcl-2-like protein 1 isoform X1 translates to MSCSNRELVEFFISYKLSQRNYPTSLLRPVDAGGRTEGDKANSAASNGLLVNSRNRGEQNAAIEAVKAALRDSANEFELLFTQAFSDLSSQLDITPDTAYHSFKSVMDEVFRDGVNWGRIVGLFAFGGVLCVECVEKDMSELVSRIADWMTMYLDEHINPWIQSQGGWDCFAEVFGRDAAAEARRSRETLSRWLLVGVALLMGVVVGVLIAKKQ, encoded by the exons ATGTCGTGCAGTAACAGAGAGCTGGTGGAGTTCTTTATAAGCTACAAACTTTCTCAGAGGAACTACCCAACCTCTCTGCTGAGGCCAGTGGACGCTGGTGGAAGGACTGAGGGAGACAAGGCCAACTCTGCTGCCAGTAACGGCTTGCTGGTAAACAGCAGGAACAGGGGTGAACAGAATGCTGCCATAGAGGCCGTAAAGGCAGCTCTTCGAGACTCAGCGAATGAGTTTGAACTGCTCTTCACGCAAGCGTTTAGTGACCTTTCCTCGCAGCTTGACATCACTCCTGACACTGCCTACCACAGTTTTAAGAGCGTGATGGACGAGGTGTTCAGGGACGGAGTCAACTGGGGACGCATAGTGGGCTTGTTTGCCTTTGGAGGTGTGCTGTGTGTGGAGTGCGTCGAGAAGGATATGAGCGAGCTAGTTTCCCGCATCGCAGACTGGATGACCATGTACCTGGATGAGCACATCAATCCGTGGATCCAGAGCCAAGGAGGATGG GACTGCTTTGCTGAGGTTTTCGGGCGAGACGCCGCTGCAGAAGCGAGGAGATCCCGGGAGACTCTGAGTAGGTGGCTGCTAGTCGGAGTGGCGCTGCTAATGGGAGTAGTGGTCGGCGTGCTCATCGCTAAGAAACAGTGA
- the LOC139282528 gene encoding bcl-2-like protein 1 isoform X2 — protein sequence MSCSNRELVEFFISYKLSQRNYPTSLLRPVDAGGRTEGDKANSAASNGLLVNSRNRGEQNAAIEAVKAALRDSANEFELLFTQAFSDLSSQLDITPDTAYHSFKSVMDEVFRDGVNWGRIVGLFAFGGVLCVECVEKDMSELVSRIADWMTMYLDEHINPWIQSQGGWVSRQGMNSPSSGLLC from the exons ATGTCGTGCAGTAACAGAGAGCTGGTGGAGTTCTTTATAAGCTACAAACTTTCTCAGAGGAACTACCCAACCTCTCTGCTGAGGCCAGTGGACGCTGGTGGAAGGACTGAGGGAGACAAGGCCAACTCTGCTGCCAGTAACGGCTTGCTGGTAAACAGCAGGAACAGGGGTGAACAGAATGCTGCCATAGAGGCCGTAAAGGCAGCTCTTCGAGACTCAGCGAATGAGTTTGAACTGCTCTTCACGCAAGCGTTTAGTGACCTTTCCTCGCAGCTTGACATCACTCCTGACACTGCCTACCACAGTTTTAAGAGCGTGATGGACGAGGTGTTCAGGGACGGAGTCAACTGGGGACGCATAGTGGGCTTGTTTGCCTTTGGAGGTGTGCTGTGTGTGGAGTGCGTCGAGAAGGATATGAGCGAGCTAGTTTCCCGCATCGCAGACTGGATGACCATGTACCTGGATGAGCACATCAATCCGTGGATCCAGAGCCAAGGAGGATGGGTGAGCAGGCAGGGGATGAACTCACCATCATCAG GACTGCTTTGCTGA
- the adnpa gene encoding activity-dependent neuroprotective protein a, whose amino-acid sequence MYQLPVNNLTRIRRARKQVKKALGDIGLEYCKEAAEEFKEFCPNEQFVKGSYCLDICAWDPSYSKTQEYRSKPFCCTECPFSSKYYSGYKNHFRNVHRKIFESKILLNCPYCTFTASKRTLETHVKIFHMPSSARQNYGNLQGTALGKKDKAYLDRVRQGDGVEKAMYFCKKCTFRDTLYNVVRRHIYREHFQHIVSPYLGMVSESSVKNGASSVNGNNILCKRCQFSTRSYEALVQHVIEYHERIGAQVTTMIGHANIIVSRPQSLPITSQKAPLLVRGHTHKADSIAQPVIGYLKPVAPVVKNQSSITASQVRVSVSGNSTVAENNAAGVNTAQTQKWKICTVCNELFPENLYNAHFENAHKAKKVWALAKYIMKIHNFTSKCLLCNRYLPSDTLLNHMLIHGLTCPQCHSAFHNVEKMMEHVAQAHPDDFVGPPGASPLTFDLTIKQDKSSNVQLVVLTFNMKESINGQDQPAPAQNSVPPLVKVTVPKMIEKSEPLTRSFPTPTHKSEVGKTLCPLCFTILKGPISDALAMHLRERHQVLQTMHPVEKKMTYKCIHCLGVYTSNMVASTITLHLVQCRAVGRTQASQGFKSALTLNSSGAGFLKRQPPMQTTPNPKRMKLSKESKISSTTVGNQSESDDFALDPRSYEHKTYEARKNFLTAYFNRRPYLSPQEEEKLSASLWLWKSDISSHFATKRRICERLCETKKVSVLLGFDMHAVRKVKHDLIFEESKLDGTSVGRSGGLKSGTPNTDQNKQCETLNCTLKLSTCTETISIDSDSEPETEDRPSENENVDTNQHENVKSQEPTNLTDETEPVNSDDPSREKESSLQDGNANAWMTFC is encoded by the exons ATGTATCAACTCCCAGTGAATAACCTTACAAGAATCAGGAGAGCTAGGAAGCAAGTGAAAAAGGCACTTGGAGACATTGGACTGGAGTACTGTAAGGAGGCAGCAGAG GAGTTCAAAGAGTTTTGCCCGAATGAGCAATTTGTAAAAGGCTCTTATTGCCTTGATATCTGCGCATGGGATCCGTCATACTCTAAAACACAG GAATACCGATCGAAGCCATTTTGCTGCACAGAGTGCCCATTTTCTTCCAAATACTACTCAGGCTACAAGAATCACTTCCGCAATGTACACAGGAAAATCTTTGAGAGTAAAATTCTGCTCAATTGTCCTTACTGCACATTCACTGCAAGCAAGAGAACTTTGGAGACGCATGTCAAAATATTCCACATGCCCAGTTCAGCACGGCAGAATTATGGAAACTTGCAGGGAACTGCACTGGGAAAGAAGGACAAAGCGTATCTTGATAGAGTCAGACAGGGAGATGGTGTGGAGAAAGCTATGTACTTTTGCAAAAAATGCACGTTCCGAGACACTCTCTACAATGTTGTGAGACGGCACATCTACAGAGAACATTTTCAGCATATTGTCTCTCCATATCTTGGTATGGTTTCTGAATCATCCGTCAAAAATGGTGCTAGTTCTGTCAACGGCAACAACATCCTCTGTAAACGCTGCCAGTTTTCCACTCGTAGCTACGAGGCATTAGTACAGCATGTTATAGAGTACCACGAGCGCATTGGTGCTCAAGTTACCACCATGATTGGGCATGCTAATATTATTGTCTCCAGGCCTCAATCCTTACCAATCACGTCTCAGAAGGCCCCGCTGCTTGTTAGGGGCCACACACATAAAGCTGATTCAATAGCACAACCAGTAATAGGCTATTTAAAGCCAGTGGCCCCTGTTGTTAAAAATCAGTCCTCTATCACAGCCAGTCAGGTGCGTGTGTCGGTTTCTGGCAACAGTACTGTGGCTGAAAATAATGCTGCTGGTGTAAACACAGCGCAGACACAGAAGTGGAAAATATGCACGGTTTGCAATGAGCTTTTTCCTGAAAACCTCTATAATGCTCATTTTGAGAATGCACACAAGGCAAAGAAAGTGTGGGCGCTGGCCAAGTACATTATGAAAATCCACAACTTCACCAGCAAGTGTTTGCTTTGTAACCGCTATCTGCCCAGCGACACCCTGCTTAACCACATGCTAATCCACGGGCTCACCTGTCCACAGTGCCACTCTGCTTTCCACAATGTTGAGAAAATGATGGAGCACGTGGCCCAGGCCCACCCTGATGACTTTGTTGGACCCCCTGGTGCATCCCCTCTAACCTTTGATCTCACCATCAAACAAGATAAGTCCAGTAATGTGCAGCTTGTTGTTCTCACTTTTAACATGAAGGAATCTATCAACGGTCAAGATCAGCCTGCACCTGCTCAGAATAGTGTTCCACCTCTGGTCAAAGTAACCGTTCCCAAAATGATTGAGAAGAGCGAGCCACTCACTCGAAGTTTCCCCACACCGACTCACAAGAGTGAGGTCGGGAAGACTCTGTGTCCGCTGTGTTTCACCATTCTCAAAGGTCCCATCTCTGATGCTTTGGCCATGCATCTGAGGGAGCGACACCAAGTGCTCCAAACAATGCATCCTGTTGAAAAAAAGATGACTTACAAGTGCATTCATTGCTTGGGAGTGTACACCAGTAACATGGTGGCCTCCACAATCACGCTGCATCTTGTACAATGCAGGGCAGTTGGTAGGACCCAGGCAAGCCAAGGCTTCAAGTCTGCCTTGACTCTCAACTCATCCGGGGCTGGCTTCCTCAAAAGGCAGCCACCAATGCAGACCACGCCCAACCCCAAGAGGATGAAACTGAGCAAGGAATCAAAGATTTCCTCCACAACAGTTGGAAATCAGTCAGAATCTGATGACTTTGCTCTGGATCCCAGAAGCTATGAGCACAAGACGTATGAGGCCAGGAAGAATTTCTTGACCGCCTACTTCAACCGACGACCGTACCTTTCTCCTcaggaagaggagaagctgTCTGCAAGTCTGTGGCTGTGGAAATCTGACATTTCTAGTCACTTTGCAACCAAGCGAAGGATATGTGAAAGACTATGTGAGACCAAGAAGGTGTCTGTGCTGCTTGGCTTTGACATGCACGCCGTCAGGAAAGTGAAGCATGACTTGATCTTCGAGGAGAGCAAGCTTGATGGCACCTCAGTGGGGAGATCTGGAGGCCTCAAGTCTGGTACTCCGAACACAGACCAAAACAAGCAGTGTGAGACATTAAACTGCACCTTAAAACTCAGTACATGCACAGAGACCATTTCCATTGACTCAGACAGTGaaccagaaacagaagacaGACCTTCCGAGAACGAAAATGTCGACACAAACCAACACGAGAATGTAAAATCCCAGGAGCCGACAAACCTGACAGACGAGACCGAACCTGTGAACTCGGACGATCCTTCTAGAGAGAAGGAGAGCTCTTTACAAGACGGGAATGCAAATGCTTGGATGACTTTTTGTTAG
- the LOC139282398 gene encoding DEP domain-containing mTOR-interacting protein isoform X2, producing MERTSSVRRKAMARQHKGEVMIAGEQLRLRLHDGKLIKDRRYHLRTYPNCFVAQELIDWLVSHKEAPDRATATCLTQHLMDHDIVHHVCDKRQVFKDAKLLYRFRKDDGTFPFNTEVKIFMRGQRLYEHLIGDKSSILKLREEHGVAYQRSFPGCQLIDWLLQNGEAESRRRGLELCRALQEHGIIQHVAKKHDFFDSGLLYQFCINFRRRRRLSELLNESEQDNEEGVAVSTQEDTHPESPFAVRKSPAHQGKSAFQSVRLSKDLKQVTSGRRGSLNSLQLLSAGFPPLIQLSSTSAVRCNPKSVLRRNFTCEELLAPGAPFIKRVLTVIGDALGWGFVVRGMAPCYVQAVDPGSPAAAAGVKVRQFVCQVNGQCVLHLDYRTVSRLVMTGTRTVVLEVMEPLE from the exons ATGGAGCGGACAAGCAGTGTCAGGAGAAAAGCCATGGCCAGACAACACAAAGGAGAAGTCATGATTGCTGGAGAACAACTCAG GTTGAGGCTTCACGATGGAAAACTGATCAAGGACCGGCGCTACCACCTGCGCACGTATCCAAACTGCTTTGTGGCACAGGAACTCATAGATTGGCTGGTGAGCCATAAGGAAGCTCCGGATCGAGCAACCGCCACCTGCCTCACGCAGCACCTCATGGATCACGACATCGTTCACCACG TCTGCGATAAGAGGCAAGTGTTCAAGGATGCAAAACTGCTGTACCGTTTCCGCAAGGATGATGGCACATTTCCCTTCAATACTGAGGTGAAGATCTTCATGCGAGGACAACGACTGTATGAACA TCTCATAGGGGACAAGAGCTCCATTCTGAAGCTAAGAGAGGAGCACGGTGTTGCGTATCAGCGCTCCTTTCCTGGCTGTCAGCTGATTGACTGGCTCCTTCAGAACGGAGAGGCAGAGAGCCGACGGAGGGGACTGGAGCTGTGCCGCGCATTGCAGGAGCATGGCATCATTCAGCACG TGGCAAAGAAGCATGATTTTTTTGACAGTGGACTGCTCTATCAGTTCTGCATTAATTttcgccgccgccgccgcctaTCTGAACTGTTGAATGAAAGTGAACAAGACAATGAGGAAGGTGTGGCAGTGTCGACACAAGAGGACACCCATCCTGAGAGCCCATTTGCTGTGCGCAAAAGCCCAGCTCATCAAGGCAAAAGTGCTTTCCagtctg TGAGGTTGAGTAAAGACCTGAAACAGGTTACCAGTGGGCGTCGGGGCAGCTTGAATTCCCTGCAGCTGCTCTCCGCTGGATTTCCACCTCTTATCCAGCTGTCTTCAACCTCAGCGGTGAGATGTAATCCTAAATCAG TACTCAGAAGAAATTTTACATGTGAAGAGCTGCTAGCACCTGGTGCACCCTTCATCAAGAGAGTGTTGACG GTGATAGGAGACGCCCTGGGCTGGGGCTTTGTTGTCAGAGGCATGGCTCCCTGTTATGTGCAGGCTGTTGACCCTGGAagccctgcagcagctgccgGAGTAAAG GTGCGGCAGTTTGTGTGCCAGGTGAATGGACAGTGTGTTCTCCACCTGGACTACAGGACAGTCTCCAGACTGGTGATGACAGGAACTCGCACTGTTGTACTGGAAGTTATGGAACCACTggaatga
- the LOC139282398 gene encoding DEP domain-containing mTOR-interacting protein isoform X1 encodes MERTSSVRRKAMARQHKGEVMIAGEQLRLRLHDGKLIKDRRYHLRTYPNCFVAQELIDWLVSHKEAPDRATATCLTQHLMDHDIVHHVCDKRQVFKDAKLLYRFRKDDGTFPFNTEVKIFMRGQRLYEHLIGDKSSILKLREEHGVAYQRSFPGCQLIDWLLQNGEAESRRRGLELCRALQEHGIIQHVAKKHDFFDSGLLYQFCINFRRRRRLSELLNESEQDNEEGVAVSTQEDTHPESPFAVRKSPAHQGKSAFQSVRLSKDLKQVTSGRRGSLNSLQLLSAGFPPLIQLSSTSAVRCNPKSVLRRNFTCEELLAPGAPFIKRVLTNV; translated from the exons ATGGAGCGGACAAGCAGTGTCAGGAGAAAAGCCATGGCCAGACAACACAAAGGAGAAGTCATGATTGCTGGAGAACAACTCAG GTTGAGGCTTCACGATGGAAAACTGATCAAGGACCGGCGCTACCACCTGCGCACGTATCCAAACTGCTTTGTGGCACAGGAACTCATAGATTGGCTGGTGAGCCATAAGGAAGCTCCGGATCGAGCAACCGCCACCTGCCTCACGCAGCACCTCATGGATCACGACATCGTTCACCACG TCTGCGATAAGAGGCAAGTGTTCAAGGATGCAAAACTGCTGTACCGTTTCCGCAAGGATGATGGCACATTTCCCTTCAATACTGAGGTGAAGATCTTCATGCGAGGACAACGACTGTATGAACA TCTCATAGGGGACAAGAGCTCCATTCTGAAGCTAAGAGAGGAGCACGGTGTTGCGTATCAGCGCTCCTTTCCTGGCTGTCAGCTGATTGACTGGCTCCTTCAGAACGGAGAGGCAGAGAGCCGACGGAGGGGACTGGAGCTGTGCCGCGCATTGCAGGAGCATGGCATCATTCAGCACG TGGCAAAGAAGCATGATTTTTTTGACAGTGGACTGCTCTATCAGTTCTGCATTAATTttcgccgccgccgccgcctaTCTGAACTGTTGAATGAAAGTGAACAAGACAATGAGGAAGGTGTGGCAGTGTCGACACAAGAGGACACCCATCCTGAGAGCCCATTTGCTGTGCGCAAAAGCCCAGCTCATCAAGGCAAAAGTGCTTTCCagtctg TGAGGTTGAGTAAAGACCTGAAACAGGTTACCAGTGGGCGTCGGGGCAGCTTGAATTCCCTGCAGCTGCTCTCCGCTGGATTTCCACCTCTTATCCAGCTGTCTTCAACCTCAGCGGTGAGATGTAATCCTAAATCAG TACTCAGAAGAAATTTTACATGTGAAGAGCTGCTAGCACCTGGTGCACCCTTCATCAAGAGAGTGTTGACG AATGTGTGA
- the mafbb gene encoding v-maf avian musculoaponeurotic fibrosarcoma oncogene homolog Bb codes for MTAEAHSHLGLQKTSMDFVSDFDLMKFGVKKEAMQGIDRSFIGPCSQLQRPDSVCSTPGSTPCNSVPSSPNLNPNEQRNNPGGDQFWIPNNGGYPQQMYPQAFGLTPEDAMEALIGATAQQGHPSAPHGHQPPPFQAEYEGYGHLNEPAQHYPGLPGHPDMQGIPGSHCQDPYLKDDMGCESPQSPEALQVLGAHHHLQQQHSRHDRRSNAENHFSDDQLVSMSVRELNRLLRGLSKDEVMRLKQKRRTLKNRGYAQSCRYKRVQQKHVLEHEKTSLVSQVEQLKHELSRLIRERDAYKLKCEKLSGANCYHETGSTSDNPSSPEYLM; via the coding sequence ATGACCGCTGAAGCGCATTCACATTTGGGACTGCAGAAAACCTCCATGGATTTCGTCAGCGACTTCGACTTGATGAAGTTCGGCGTCAAGAAAGAGGCGATGCAGGGGATAGACCGCTCTTTCATCGGGCCGTGCAGCCAGCTCCAGAGACCAGACTCTGTTTGCTCCACCCCTGGCAGCACACCTTGCAACTCGGTACCCTCATCACCAAACCTCAACCCAAACGAGCAGAGAAATAACCCCGGGGGCGACCAGTTCTGGATACCCAACAACGGGGGTTACCCTCAGCAAATGTACCCTCAAGCTTTTGGCCTGACACCCGAGGACGCAATGGAGGCCCTAATCGGCGCCACAGCGCAGCAGGGACACCCATCTGCGCCCCACGGCCACCAGCCGCCGCCTTTCCAAGCTGAGTACGAAGGGTACGGCCACCTGAACGAGCCTGCCCAGCACTACCCGGGGCTCCCGGGGCACCCCGACATGCAAGGCATCCCCGGCAGCCACTGCCAAGACCCGTATCTCAAAGACGACATGGGGTGCGAGTCCCCTCAGTCGCCGGAGGCCCTGCAGGTCCTCGGCGCGcaccaccacctccagcagcagcacagccgCCACGACAGGCGATCCAACGCCGAGAACCACTTCTCAGACGACCAGCTGGTGTCCATGTCCGTCAGGGAGCTCAATCGGCTCCTCAGAGGCCTCAGCAAGGACGAAGTGATGCGTCTGAAGCAGAAGCGCCGGACCCTGAAAAACAGAGGTTACGCACAGTCCTGCCGCTACAAGCGCGTCCAGCAGAAACACGTTTTGGAGCACGAAAAGACCAGCCTGGTGTCACAGGTCGAGCAGCTGAAACACGAACTCAGCAGACTGATCCGGGAGAGGGATGCGTACAAACTTAAATGTGAGAAACTGTCCGGCGCAAACTGTTACCACGAAACTGGGTCCACCAGTGACAATCCCTCCTCACCCGAGTACTTAATGTGA